The DNA region CAGGTTCGAGAAACGACTCATACAAGGCCAGGCCGGGTTCGCCCATGCCCACAAAGCACAGGTGACGAGGCTGCGAAAAATCGAGCGCCGCGTTGATCTTTCCAAGCAGATGCCCGATGGGGTAGCCTTTGTGCACATCGCCCTCGGCGCCCAGAAGCATCAGGTCGCGGCGCACATTGGCTGCACTGGTGCGCGCCAGCCGGGCAAGATTATGCGAAAAAATATAGCCGTACTGCAAATACTGGTATTGCAACAGCACCCGACGGTAGCCGATGAGGCGCTCCACAGTTTTTTCCGGAAGATGGTACGGACTCATTGGCGGCCTATCGTTTGCATTATCCCCAAACGAAGCAGATAACTTTTGTAGCTCACCAGCGGCATATTGGGGTTTTCGTAAATGCCCGCAAAACCAATCTGGGTGCGTCCGTTGAGCATCAGTGCGGTATTCGGTAGCATGTTGTAAGTGAGACCAATGCCAAGCAGGAAACCGGCATCGTAGGTGTTCATCAGGTTGCTGCTCAGCCCGCTGTAAACCGTACGGTATAAACCCGGTTCCATGATGGGTTGCGAGATGCGCTTCATATCCTCGGCATCGAGGTAAAGCTCTTCGAACCCCTCGTGCGTATTGGCCAGCAACAAAGCGAAAAAGATTCCTGCCTCGGCCTGGATACCCATGCTATTATTTTGCCTGACATACATGCCTGTGAGTGGAACCATCAGAAAATCGGACTGATACGCCACGCGGCTGCGGAAATAGCACCTCCAGCAAACCTTGGTAAAATCCTCCCCGGGACGCAGCCCCATCAGGCTGGTGTTTGTGCTGAAATTGCGTCTTTCCCAAAGCAGCTCTGCCTGAACGGCGAAATCGTCGTTCAGACCATATCTCAGCAATGCTCCTGTCTGCAAACCGTTTTTATCCTCAAAATTGGTCAACAGGCTGGCATTGGCTATATCGCCTTTGATCAGCCCGCCGGTCAGCCCGAAACTCAGGGTTCCACTTTGTGACCGGGCAGCTGCAAAAGCTAAAACACATAAAGCAATGAGCCACAATCTTTTCATAGCCACATCATGCCAATCCAGATAAACCCAACCACAACCGACAGGCTGGCGCCTGCAATCTGGAGTCCCCGCGAAAAGGAGGGTTTGTAGCGCTCGCTGCCATGTTGCGAAACATAACCAAGCAAATAGCTGAAAACAACCATGGCTATGATGGTACCCATGCCAAAGGCTATGAGGTAAAGCGCTGAATCGGAATTGTTTGGAAAAGCAAGCGTAGGCAGCACGCCCAGGAGGTGCGATACCCCTGCAAACCCATGTACCGTTCCAATCAAAAACGCTGGTGCAAAGCTGTGGGAGCTGCTCACTTCGGTGTGTTCGTGCGAATGCGCATTTGTGTTTTCGTGTGCGTGCGGGTGCACATGGGTGATGATCCTGCCATCGCCGGTGATGTGGCTGTGCGGATGGCTGTGCGCTTCGGGCTTGGTCCCGAACACACGCCTGAAAGCCCACAATCCGATTCCGATAAGCATGAGGCCCACAATGACCTCGCTGTAATGCGAGATGGCCTCGACCGGAATATAGGCCCGGAAAAGATAAAACAACAAACCAATGAGAAGCATCCCTGCTGTATGGCCCAGGCCCCATCCCAGACCCGTAATCCATGCCTTCGTTTTGTTGACAATAGCCAAAGGAGTTACCGCAGCAAGGTGGTCAGGTCCTGAAACAACATGCAATATGCTGGCTATCAGTCCTATCAAAAATGGGTGAAGATGCAGGTGTGGCTCATGGTGTCCGGCGTGGAGGAGCATGAAAAGCAGGGAATCCATCTGTCCAAATTTTGGTTAAAGGTATGAAATCTGATGCTTTGGCCAGCCAAGTGCAAACTCATGGTATTGTGAAGTCCTGTTATCTTTGTCCGAAAAAAGTGCCAAGATACTTTGCACATCTGGCCTACGACGGCACAGCCTACCACGGTTGGCAGGCTCAGGACAATGCCCACAGCGTGCAGACAGAACTGGAAAAGTGCCTGAGCCTCAAGCTGAATGAAGCTGTCCGGCTCACGGGCTGCGGAAGGACAGATACGGGCGTCCATGCCAGAAATTTCTTTGCCCATTTCGACCTGGAAGCGCCCATTGATGCTGACAGAAAAAATAAACTCGTTCAGGAGGTAAACCATTTTCTGCCAACGGATATAGTGCTTTTCGACCTGATCAGCGTTGCGCCGGATGCGCATGCCCGCTTCGATGCCACAAGCAGGACATATAAATATTACATCAACACGGTGAAGCAGCCTTTTTCCCGGCATTATGCCTGGTATGTCTATGGCCACCTGGATGTGGAACTTATGCAGCAATGTGCTGATTTCCTGTGCACTGTGGACGACTTTACGAGCTTCAGCAAGCTGCATTCCCCTGCCAGAACGAATATCTGCAAACTATCCGAAGCTTCATGGACGAAAACTGATGGCGGCCTGGTGTTTACCATCATTGCCGACCGTTTTCTTCGCAACATGGTCCGGGCCATCGTGGGCACCCTGGTTGAGGTGGGCAGGGGCCGACGCACCTACGACGATTTCGTGGAGCTTACCCTTGCCCGCAACAGAAACAAGGCAGGCTTATCGGCGCCTGCCCATGGGTTGTTTCTGGAAGAAGTATGTTATCCGGGATCAGTATTTGTCCTTTAAATGCAGGGCTGGTTTTTTGTTCGAAAAGAAAAATGTTAACTAGCTGTTAACACTAAAATTTTTCTATGCCTCTACATTTGTTAGTTCTTAAGACTTCATTTAGTATGAAACGTCTAGTGTTTCTTACCAACCTATTGCTTGCTGCAAGTTTTTTAAAAGCTCAAAAGACCGAATATTTGTGGCGATACTACACTCCGGGTAATACCGGAATTATGGGGATTATTGTGAAGGATTATGGATCGATCATGATGCGAACCCTTATTTTTCAGCTTACGTTCCCGCCTGGGAGGAAGGAGGTTTTTCAAAATTTTTGGTCAGCGAAAACCGGTGGTTGAATTATTCAAATGTGCAGTATCCGGTAATAGGCAGCACTGCTGATGTCGGAGCTTATCCGAAAGCAACTTTCTGAGCTTGCTGTAGAAATTATCATTACAAACTCCATTGGACAGGTTGTCAATCACTTAGTTTATTCCCGGGACAGTGATATTCGCCAACAGGTTCAATGGGATAGAAGGGATATGAACGGGAAGTGCTGTCCGCCAGGAGTTTACACGTGCTTTCTTAAGGTTGGTAGTTACACAGGTTTCGTAAAACTCGTTGCACTGTAAACTGAACAGCATACGGGCTTCCGGAATGAGGGCGCAAAGCTCGGAGTTTCTGGGTTAAAAATATGCACTGATCATATGCATAAATCCAGAAGTTCAGATCGGAAGAAATACATGATAAAACTCTGAAGCATCGAAAAGTTGCCCGGAAGCCGGTAGGCCCGAAGTACGTTCCGTGTGGCTTGTAAAAAGATGGTTTTTGATGGGCGTTGATACTTGTCCGGATCGTACTTCTTCCTGCCGGAAAATAACTTTCAGACGAACCTGCGCGAGCTTTCTATACGGATGAATGACCTTCGAACAGCAACCACCACATGTTTGCCAGCAGATTATCGGCTTTTAACCTGATTGATGCGGACAGGTCATGAAAAGTGCTGTTGGTGAGGAGCAAGGAAGATTATGGACAGGTTAAGTGGTGACCAAAGGATAAAATCCAATTCACCATGCAACAGGTGTACCAACCGACAGAAAACCAATTTCGTGAATCAGATTATCAGATACCCTGAAACTTGAATGGGGTAGCCTTAATAAACTTATCCGATACTTCACCGGCATAAGGCTGTCCTTTGATTACCGGAAGCATGCGCACGCCGGATTTAGGGGCAAAATCAATTTTCTTCAGATCAACCCAAATGGTGCTTGGATAGAGGACATCCTCATAATAATACACCAGGTCGGTTTGATTAGCCACAACGCGCCAGCGGGTTGTACTCAGGTCGAGGGATTGGCCGGATTGGATGCCAAAAGGCACACTCAAATTGCGAATCAGACTAAATACAGCAGCAGTGGCAATGTGGGTGCTGTCCACCTCAGGCAGGTATTTCAGATAAAAATTAGCGCGCACAAATCTGTCTGCAGCTTTGTTGGTTCCAGGCAAAAATTCAAATCCGTTGATGGCGTCCCAGTAACTGTTGATTGCCAATTGTTTCTCAAAAGTCGGGGAGTTTGTGAGTACATTATAGTCTCGATCGTGGTAAATGTGTAACTTCCCTTCGACATATTCAAGGATCGCATTATCGCCTGTGGCATCCGATAGGGAAAGGTGAATGGTAGTTTTTATATTTGTGCCCGGTATGTTATCGGTCACTACAACAAATTTCTCTTTCCTGAACTCCTCTACAGCCTCGGCAACAGTGGCAAAATTATCGAGTGCATACTGCGCCCACATTGAAATGGCCAGACCTGGCTTGTCGCCGTTTTTTACAAAATCCGGATAGATGGATTCCGTCAAAAAAAGCATGTTGGCCATAAGACCTTTTTCGTTCATCCCATCCGGAATCCCTAAATCCCATGAACTTATACATACACTGCCATATTTGGAAGTCCAAACAATCGATGATTTTTCACCGGTTTCGCCATTGCGTTGCATGCCTCGTGGAAAAATCCACATGTTTCCTGGAATGGGGATGGAAAAATCCATGCTCCGGCCAGTGATTATTTTTCCTTTTTGCTTCTTGTAAACAAACCTTGTACACGCGTCGGATTCTGTTCCAGTGAGAAGCAGGCTGAGCGTAATAGCAACAGTTGCAAGAGACCAAAGAAAAGTTCTTTTAAACATGATAATGATGATTATAGGTTGTGGGCGCAAATGTAAAAGAAAAGCCGGATTTTCGGATCCGGCTCAAAATAATTTAACATACCATTTTTTGTGAAAGTTAAGTCTCAGGCCAATTCGTGGCTTGGCAGCAATCGGGTTTCTTTCAGGCATTGATAGATGCGTTTCCAGGTATTTTCGATGTCGAAGTCGAGGCCCACGCTGAAGCGGATCAGGCCTTCCGACATGCCCATTTTGCGCTGCAGCTCTTCGGGTACTTCCGACGAAGTGCTTTTGCCGCTGTTGCTGAACAGGGTTTTGAAATATCCCAGGCTCACAGCTAAATAACCCACATCGGCCAGTTCCATGCTTTCCATCAGGCGGGCCGCATTCTCGGCAGTTTCCATATCAATGGCGATCATGCCACCGTAACCAAAGGCCGGATGCATCATTTTTTTCAGGACTTCGTGGCCGGGATCGTCCTCAAATCCGGGATAACGGACTTTGATGCCGGCTTCTCTGAATTTTTTGGCCAAATAAGCGGCATTGCGGCTATGCTGCTGCATGCGGATATGCAGGGTGTGCATGTTTTTGAGGATCGAAGCGCTGCGGAAGGGGTCGAGCACGGGTCCGAGGAGCATGGCGGTGCCCTCGTTCACGTCGATCAGAGCGTTGATAAATTCCTTGCTTGCACAGATAGCGCCGGCCACACAGTCGTTTTTTCCGTTGACGAATTTGGTGAGGCTGTACACCACCACATCGGCGCCCAGCAGGGCAGGGGCTACTATCAGGGGCGTGAAAGTGTTGTCCACCACCAGTTTGATGCCTTTTTCGTGGGCGATTTGTGCCAGTGCGGGGATGTCGCTGATCTGCAACAGCGGATTGGTCATGGTTTCGGTGTAAATCACTTTGGTATTGGGTCGTATGGCTGCCCTCACTGCATCGTGGTTGGTGATATCCACAAAACTTACGCTGATGTTGTAGCGCGGCAACCAGTTTTGCATGAATGCAAATGTGCCCCCGTAGGTTGTCAGGCTGCAGACGATATGGTCGCCGCTCTTGCACAACTGCAGCAAAGCCGATGTGATTGCTCCCATGCCACTGGCCGTAATCCATGCCATCTCGGTGCCTTCCATGGCCGCCATGGCCTCGGCCAGGTATCTGTTGCTCGGATTCCAGTGCCTGGAATACAGAAAACAGCCTTCAGCCTCACCATGAAAAGTGTCGGTCATCGTTTTGGCCTGCATGAAAGTGTAAGTGGCCGAGTCGGTTACGGAGGGATTCACGTCGCCGAATTCGCCAAATTGCTTGAGCTCGAAAAGGGCGCGCAAGGGGTTGTGATTTTTATGCGACATAGTGTGAATTTTTTATCAAAGTTAGGAATAAAACGGAATTCAGGATTGTTGTATAGCACTGTAAAACCGTTTTTTTGAAAAAAAATAAAAAGTGTAAGTGCAAAACTCTATTTTTGCAAAAAATCGAACAAAAACCACCTCAAACATGCACGATGACTTTCATATTGATAGCCTCGACCGCCGCATCCTCTCCATTTTAATCGAAGATGCACGCACACCTTTTGTCGAAATAGCCCGCCGTTGCAACGTTTCAGGAGCTGCCATACACCAGCGTGTAGCCAAGATGCAGGAAGCCGGGCTGATCAGCGGGGCACATTTCAAGCTCAACCCCAAAGCCATGGGCTACCATACCTGCGCCTTTATCGGCATACAGGTCAACCTGGTCTCGAACAGCACACACAACAAAGTATATCAGCAGATTATGGAAATCCCGGAGATTGTGGAATGCCACCATATCAGCGGAAAATATTCCCTGCTGGTTAAAATTTACACCCACAACAATGAGCACCTGAAGAAAATTATCGTCGAAAAAATCCAGAGCATACCCGAAATCACCTT from Bacteroidota bacterium includes:
- a CDS encoding outer membrane beta-barrel protein, producing MKRLWLIALCVLAFAAARSQSGTLSFGLTGGLIKGDIANASLLTNFEDKNGLQTGALLRYGLNDDFAVQAELLWERRNFSTNTSLMGLRPGEDFTKVCWRCYFRSRVAYQSDFLMVPLTGMYVRQNNSMGIQAEAGIFFALLLANTHEGFEELYLDAEDMKRISQPIMEPGLYRTVYSGLSSNLMNTYDAGFLLGIGLTYNMLPNTALMLNGRTQIGFAGIYENPNMPLVSYKSYLLRLGIMQTIGRQ
- a CDS encoding linear amide C-N hydrolase, whose protein sequence is MFKRTFLWSLATVAITLSLLLTGTESDACTRFVYKKQKGKIITGRSMDFSIPIPGNMWIFPRGMQRNGETGEKSSIVWTSKYGSVCISSWDLGIPDGMNEKGLMANMLFLTESIYPDFVKNGDKPGLAISMWAQYALDNFATVAEAVEEFRKEKFVVVTDNIPGTNIKTTIHLSLSDATGDNAILEYVEGKLHIYHDRDYNVLTNSPTFEKQLAINSYWDAINGFEFLPGTNKAADRFVRANFYLKYLPEVDSTHIATAAVFSLIRNLSVPFGIQSGQSLDLSTTRWRVVANQTDLVYYYEDVLYPSTIWVDLKKIDFAPKSGVRMLPVIKGQPYAGEVSDKFIKATPFKFQGI
- a CDS encoding redox-sensing transcriptional repressor Rex, with product MSPYHLPEKTVERLIGYRRVLLQYQYLQYGYIFSHNLARLARTSAANVRRDLMLLGAEGDVHKGYPIGHLLGKINAALDFSQPRHLCFVGMGEPGLALYESFLEPGTALVLKAQFFLGHNDHSLTSVPAYNIVEMPRVIREENIHIAVLAVSREYVREITTLLVNAGIIGILNFTSVSLQVPPHVMVENFDLNTKLEKIAYFMRKAR
- a CDS encoding aminotransferase class I/II-fold pyridoxal phosphate-dependent enzyme yields the protein MSHKNHNPLRALFELKQFGEFGDVNPSVTDSATYTFMQAKTMTDTFHGEAEGCFLYSRHWNPSNRYLAEAMAAMEGTEMAWITASGMGAITSALLQLCKSGDHIVCSLTTYGGTFAFMQNWLPRYNISVSFVDITNHDAVRAAIRPNTKVIYTETMTNPLLQISDIPALAQIAHEKGIKLVVDNTFTPLIVAPALLGADVVVYSLTKFVNGKNDCVAGAICASKEFINALIDVNEGTAMLLGPVLDPFRSASILKNMHTLHIRMQQHSRNAAYLAKKFREAGIKVRYPGFEDDPGHEVLKKMMHPAFGYGGMIAIDMETAENAARLMESMELADVGYLAVSLGYFKTLFSNSGKSTSSEVPEELQRKMGMSEGLIRFSVGLDFDIENTWKRIYQCLKETRLLPSHELA
- the truA gene encoding tRNA pseudouridine(38-40) synthase TruA; the protein is MKSDALASQVQTHGIVKSCYLCPKKVPRYFAHLAYDGTAYHGWQAQDNAHSVQTELEKCLSLKLNEAVRLTGCGRTDTGVHARNFFAHFDLEAPIDADRKNKLVQEVNHFLPTDIVLFDLISVAPDAHARFDATSRTYKYYINTVKQPFSRHYAWYVYGHLDVELMQQCADFLCTVDDFTSFSKLHSPARTNICKLSEASWTKTDGGLVFTIIADRFLRNMVRAIVGTLVEVGRGRRTYDDFVELTLARNRNKAGLSAPAHGLFLEEVCYPGSVFVL
- a CDS encoding Lrp/AsnC ligand binding domain-containing protein, encoding MHDDFHIDSLDRRILSILIEDARTPFVEIARRCNVSGAAIHQRVAKMQEAGLISGAHFKLNPKAMGYHTCAFIGIQVNLVSNSTHNKVYQQIMEIPEIVECHHISGKYSLLVKIYTHNNEHLKKIIVEKIQSIPEITFTETFISLEAGFERSLPVET
- a CDS encoding sulfite exporter TauE/SafE family protein, whose amino-acid sequence is MDSLLFMLLHAGHHEPHLHLHPFLIGLIASILHVVSGPDHLAAVTPLAIVNKTKAWITGLGWGLGHTAGMLLIGLLFYLFRAYIPVEAISHYSEVIVGLMLIGIGLWAFRRVFGTKPEAHSHPHSHITGDGRIITHVHPHAHENTNAHSHEHTEVSSSHSFAPAFLIGTVHGFAGVSHLLGVLPTLAFPNNSDSALYLIAFGMGTIIAMVVFSYLLGYVSQHGSERYKPSFSRGLQIAGASLSVVVGFIWIGMMWL